The DNA region CGGTCGACCGCGCCTGAGCCACATTGACCCTTACGAAGAGGCTGCCGGTGCCCCTGTACGGAGGACACCGGCGCGCAAGCCGCGTCGTGCATCTCGTCCGGTGCCACGCGCGGCCCGGTGCGCCCCGTCTTACGAACACCGGCAGCCACTTTTCGGGTGGAAATGCCCGGCATGGTCACTCGATTCATGCCGGGCGCCCCGGCTAGCTCGCCGCAAGTGAGCCAGTGTCAGCCTTCGCGCCTCTCACCACTATGCACTTGGTCGGGCACTTCTCCACGCACTTGCCGCACGCGTCGCACTTCCCCGCGTCGATGACGGCGAGATTGTCTTCCATGGATATGGCACCTGTGGGACAGACTTTGACGCACAGCCCGCACCCGATGCACCCGACCTTACATGTCTTCCGGACCTCCGCGCCACGCGCGTGCGACCTGCACAAGACTGTCACCGATTGCGATTCCGGCACCATCTCGATGATACCCCTCGGACAAGCCGCAACGCATCTACCGCAGGAAGTGCACGCATCCTCGTCCACCACCGGTATGCCCTCAGGCCCCATGTGGAGAGCGTCAAAGGCGCAAGCCGCGACACATGACCCCAGGCCGAGACAACCGTATACGCACGCCTTCGCGCCGCCCCCAACGAGTTGAGCGGCCTTGCAGTCGCGAAGGCCGTCATACGTGAACCTCGAACCGCAATTGGCCGCACCGCCTTGGCACAGAACCCTGGCTACCTTTCTCGCCTTCGCCTCGCCGGCGTCAACGCCCATGATGGCGGCAACCTTCGCAGCCACCGCTGCGCCTCCCACGGGGCACCCGTCCGTCGGTGCCTTGCCGGCTACTATCGCCGCCGCCAGCCCGCTGCAGCCCGGAAAGCCACACCCGCCGCAGTTGGCTCCGGGTAGGACCTCCATGATTCTGTCTTGTCTGGCATCCTGCTCCACCGCGAACTTCTTGGCCGCGAGAGCGAGCGCGAGTCCGAATACCGCTCCCATCAGCCCGAGGCCAAGGACCGCTTTGACGTATATCATACCTTGCTCACCCCTCGCCGAATTCTACATGACGCCGAAAAGCTCTTTGAGCCTGAACCCCGCGAATCCCAGAAAAGCGATGGACATGAGGCCTGCGGTTATCAGGGCCATGGGGAAGCCTTTCAGCGACTCGGGTATCGGCGCGAGGTCCATGCGCTCTCTTATCGCGGCGAACAGGATTATCGCCAGCGTGAACCCGGACGCGCCCGCGATGCCGTTCACGGCGGCCCCAAGAAGGTCGTAGTCCTCGGTGATGTTCAGAATCGCCACCCCCAACACCGCGCAGTTGGTGGTGATGAGCGGCAGGTAGATGCCGAGGGCCTTGTACAGCACTGGGCTCACCTTCTGGATCACCATCTCGACGAGCTGAACAAGCGCCGCGATCACGAGGATGAAGGCGATGGTCTGTAGGTAACCCAGGCCAAGCGGCACCAGCATGTAGTGCTGAACCGTCCAGGTCACGACAGACGCCACCCCCATCACGAACACGACCGCCATGCCCATGCCCGTGGCCGTCTCGACTTGTTTGGACACGCCTATGAACGGGCACACTCCGAGGATCCTCGACAGGATGAAGTTGTTCAGGAGCACGCCTCCGAAGAATATGACAAGTATCTCACCCATGTGGTATTCCTCCTGTCACGGTTCGCCGTGCGGCGTCACGCCTGAGCCGTCTTCTTACCCCGACGGCTCAGGGAATTGAGAAGGCCTATCAAGAGCCCCAAGGTGATGAAGCCTCCGGGAGGCATGATCATGAGGACCGCCGCGAGACTGCGATCGAACACCTTGACTCCGGCAAACCCAAAATCAGGCACGGCAATGAGGGTGCCCGTCCCGAGGAGCTCCCTTATCGCGCTCAGACCGGTGAGTGCCAGCGTGAAGCCGAGCCCCATGCCGAGGCCGTCCGCGAGCGAGTACCATACCCCGTTCTTCGAGGCAAACGCCTCAGCCCTTGCAAGTATGATGCAGTTCACGACGATGAGCGGAATGAATATGCCAAGCACCTCGTGAAGCCTCGGCACGAAAGCAGCCATCACCAGATCGACCATCGTCACGAACGAGGCTATGACCACGATGTAGCATGGGATACGTATCTTGGACGGAATCACGTTCCGCAACATGGAAATGATCACGTTCGACCCGACGAGCACGAACGTCGCTGCGATCCCCATGCCTATTCCGTTGGAAACTGCCACACTCGTCGCCATGGTCGGGCACATTCCAAGGAGTATCCTGAAAGTGGGATTCTCCTTCACGAGTCCCTTTGAGAATTCGGACCTAAAACTCACTCACCAGACCCCCTCTCGCGAAGCAGCCTCGAACACTCGAAGAGCTTGGTCGACGGCACTGGCTACCGCCCTGGACGAGATGGTCGCTCCGGTGATAGCCTGCACTTGCCCGCCATCCCTCGTGACCTTCACCGTGGCCCCTGCGCGCAGCCCGAGGAATCTCTCTTGGAAGTCCTTGCTAGTGATGTTCGCACCCAGCCCAGGCGTTTCGGAGTGCTTCACCACGGTCAATCCGGTCACCACGCCATCGCGCGACACGCCCACGACTGCATCAATGGGCCCGCCGTAGCCGGAAGGGGCGCAGGCAAACGCGACCCCGGCGACTTCGCCGTTCTTGTATCCGATGTACACCGTGCCAACGACAGAAGCCTTTGACCCGCCGTCCCCAGCCTGGGAACCGACGCTCGAAAGCACCCTGTCTGTCTCGTCCTTGAATTCCTCAGCCTCGGGCACGACCGCCCTAAGCGCCTGCTCGAGTCGAACGGCAGCCTGAGATGCGATCCTCTCCTCTGTGATGTCGTTCACCACCGCGAGCGAACCCGCAGCCACCGCACAGATGGCAAAAAGGATGAAGCCCAGCTTCCAGACGTCACGCACCCTTCTTCACCTCCCCGAACTTGCGGGGCACCGTGACCCTATCTATGAGAGCAGTGGCGGAATTCATGATCAGGATCGCGTAGCACACGCCCTCCGGATAGCCGCCGAACAGCCTGATGAGGACCGTCAGAACACCGCACCCGATCCCGAAGGCGATCTGGCCTTTCGGTGTGACCGGGCTCGTGACGTAGTCCGTTGCCATGAAGAACGCGCCCAAGAAGAGCCCCCCGGCGAGCATGTGGAACAGCGGGTCCTCTCCAAAAAGCGCCGCCAGAACCGCCACAGTGCCGATGAAGCTCGCCGGAATGCGCCAGTTAATGTGCCCGCGCCAGATCAGGTACGCAGCTCCGATCAAGATCGCCAGGGCTGATGTCTCCCCGATCGAACCCGCCACGTTCCCGAGGAACAGGTTGACGTACGGAGTCTTGATGCCGCCCAACCTCAGAAGGGCAAGTGGGGTAGCGGAACTCAGCGCATCGAAGTCACTTATCCACGCTGCCTCGAAGAGTGGCCACCTCCACCTCGTCATGGCCACGGGCCATGAGGCCAGGAGCACCGCCCGCCCGATGAGCGCCGGGTTGAAGACGTTCTGGCCAAGCCCGCCGAAGATGAACTTGGCGATGGCCATGGAGAACACCGCCCCGATGGCCCCGATCCAAAGCGGCAGGTCGGGCGGCAACACCAGGGCAAGCAGCAGCCCGGCCACGGCGGCGCTGTAGTCTCCGATGGTGATAGGCTTCCTAAAGAGCTTCTCGAGCCCCGCCTCGGTGGCTACCGCCGCCACCACGCACACCAGCATCATCGCGAACGCCCGAAGCCCGAAGAACCACACCCCTGCCAGCGACGCCGGCATCAGAGCAAGAATGACGTCGCTCATGATGACGGGCGTTGATACTGCAGTCCGCTGGTGCGGCGACGAAGACACTACGAGTCCTGTTGCATCCATTTATCGATCCCCCCACAAGCGAACGCGCTTACAGCGCCTGGCTCAGCTCGCCTGGGCCTTGCGCCTCCTCGCCATGATCTCCGACTTGGCAAGCCTGATGGCCTGCACGAGACGCCTGCGCGACGGGCACACGAAACTGCAGCACCCACACTCGATGCAGTCGAGGGCGTTCACGCGTTCCGCGTCGCCATACCTACCCGCTTCCGCGTAGCTCGCTATCCAAAGCGGCATGAGCCTCATGGAACACGCCTCCACGCACTTTCCACACCTCACGCAGGGCATCGGCCCGGCGGGCGCAGCCTCCTCTTTGCCCAAGAGCAACACCCCTGATGTCCCCTTCGTAACAGGGATGTCCGTCGTGAACTGCGCCACTCCCATCATCGGCCCACCGATTATGATCTTCGCGGGCGGGGAGGAGCACCCCCCGCAGGCCTCTATGAGATCGCTTAGAAGCGTTCCTATCCTCACTTGCACGTTCTGCGGCTCGGCAATGCAGGAACCTGCCACGGTCACGACCCGCTCGACAAGGGGCATCCCTGAGCAAACGGCGTCTTTCACTGCTGCAGCGGTCCCCACGTTGTTTACCACGACCCCCACGTCCACGGGAAGCCCCCCGGATGGGACCTCCCGCCCGAGGATCGCCCAAATGAGCTGCTTCTCGGCGCCCTGCGGGTACTTGACTTTGAGCGGAACGACAGATATCCTCTCGTCGCTCTTGGCCGCTTGGGATATGGCCTCGATCGCGTCTGGCTTGTTCTCCTCGATCCCGACGTAGGCCTTCTTGACGCTCGTGGCCTTGAGAAGAAGCTTCACGCCGTCCACCACGTCCCCAGCCCGCTCCACCATCAACCTGTGGTCTGCGGAGAGGTACGGCTCGCACTCGGCACCGTTTACGATTACCGTGTCGAAGCTCTTGCCAGGCGGCGGCGTCAGCTTGAAATGAGTGGGGAACGCCGCGCCGCCCAGGCCGACTATGCCCGCTTCGCGGATTATGGTCTTAATCTCGTCAGCGCTGAGCTCATCCGCGTCCCTCCTCGGCTCGACGTGCTCGTCGAGGGTGTCCGCGCCATCTGACTCGATGATGACGGACAGAACCTCTCTCCCACCAGACTGTGGATGTGGTGACACTCCCACGACCTTTCCGGACACGCTCGCGTGAACGGGTGCCGTCAGCCTAGCCGGGCTGTCGCCGATCTTCTGCCCAGTCTTGACCGTGTCTCCCACCTTCACAAGAGGCTCACACGGCGCGCCGGTGTGCTGGTGGAGGGATATTACGACCCTCCCAGGCGGGCCCAGCCTCCTTATGGGCTTCGACGCGGTGTCCTCTTTGTGGTAGTGGGCGTGTACTCCTCCCCTAAAGGTTTTCGCTACCATGGCAGCCAAGCACTCCTCCTTACGCCTGGCGTCGCGGGGCTGGCCGCGAGCCGCATACAAAGGCGAGCAGGCGCTCTCGTGCGCCTGACCCGCGTCGCAAAGCATCATGGACGTGTTCTTGCGGACGTGTTCTTGCGGCGTGTCCCGCGATACGTCGTATGGCCGACTTATCATTATTCCTCGGCTTCTGTCGATTCTCCTTCTGTGCTACACGCCGTTTTCGATCCAAGACGACCCTCGCGCGCGTAGAGCGGGCTCCCCGGCGTGCCAAGAGCCGTCTCGTGCACCCGCGCACCGACCACGACTCAAGTTATCAGGCTTTGCGCGTCCCCGGGAAAGAAGATCCCGACTTCCCGCTCATAGCTTTCTCGGGAGTCCGAGGCATGGACGACGTTCTCCGGGAGCGTCCCACCGAAATCCCCCCTGATGGTGCCCGGAAGCGCCTCCGCCGGGTTCGTGGCGCCCACTAAGGTCCTCGCCACCTTCACCGCGTCGCCCTCACGCTCGAGCACGATGAGGGCCGAAGGGCCTCGCGTCACGTAGTCAAGAAGTCCCGGGAACATCGGGCGGTCAGCAAGGTGCTCGTAGTGGCGCGCGGCGTCCGTCCTCGCGATGGTCCTCATCTCCATCTTGACGATGCGGAAGCCCCTTCTCTCGAAACGTTCGAGCACGGTTCCAACAAGCCCACGCTCTACCCCATCGGGCTTCACGATTATGAACGTTCGCTCCATCATTCAACGTCCCCCCACGCGCTGCCCCGCCTGGCCGCGATGCTTAGAACAACCCGACGATCTTCCCGTCGTCGTCGATATCTACGTTCTCTGCGGCGGGACGCGCGGGCAGACCGGGCATGGTCATCATCTGGCCGCACAGCGGCACGAGGAACCCCGCGCCCGCGGACGCTCTTACCTCGCGGACGGTCAGCTTCCACCCGCGGGGAGCCCCCCTGAGCGACGGATCGTCGGAGAGCGAAAGCTGCGTCTTGGCCATGCAGATGGGCAGTCCGCCCAGGCCCTGCTCTTCGATGACCTTGATGTCGCGCTCCGCGGTGCCGGCGTATACGACTCCGTCGGCCCCGTAGATCTCCGTGGCGAGGATCTCGATCTTCTCCTTCACGGAAAGCTCGAGGTCATACAGGAACCTGAAGTTCGGCTCATCCCGCTCCAAGGCGTCAAGGACCGCTTCGGCAAGCTCTCGCCCGCCGTCGCCGCCTCTCGCCACGACCTCGGAGACTGCCGAGCGCACGCCGAGCTCCTCGCAGTGCCTCTGCAGGTACTCGAGCTCCTCGCGGTCGTCCGCGGGGAACCTGTTGATCGCCACGACGACCGGCAGGCCGAACTTCTTTGTCACGTTCGTCACATGCTTGTCGAGGTTTTCACAACCCTTCGCCAGCGCATCCAGGTTCTTCTCGGCGAGCTTGCTCTTGGCCACGCCCCCGTGATGGTGAAGCGCGCGTACAGACGCGACCAGCACGACAACATGCGGGCGCACTTCAGTTATCCTGCACACTATGTCGAAGAACTTCTCGGCGCCCAGGTCGGCGGCGAAGCCGCCTTCCGTGACCACGTAGTCCGCAAGCCGCAGAGCTGTCTCCGTTGCAAGAATGGAGTTGTTTCCGTAAGCGATGTTGGCAAACGGCCCCCCGTGAACGAAGGCCGGTTGCCCTTCCAGGGTCTGCACGAGATTCGGCTTGATGGCGTCCTTCATTATGACCGCCATCGCCCCAACGGCCTTGAGCTCAGAGGCCGTGACCGGCCTCCCTTCGTACGTGTATGCCACCACCAGCTTCGAGAACCGGTCCTTGAGATCCGAGAGAGATCGAGAAAGCCCGAGGCATGCCATGACCTCCGAGGCCACGGTGATGTCGAACCCGCTCTCCATTGGAAACCCGTTGGCCTTGCCGCCCAGGCCCACCACGATGTTTCGGAGCTGCCTGTCGCTTATGTCCATGACGCGACGCCACACGACTCGCCGCGGGTCTATCCCCAGTTCGTTTCCCTGATGGATGTGGTTGTCGACCATCGCCGCAAGCAGGTTGTGAGCAGCCCCCACGGCATGGATGTCCCCGGTGAAGTGGAGATTGATGTCCTCCATTGGCAGTACTTGGGAGTACCCCCCGCCGGCGGCACCGCCCTTGACGCCGAAGGTCGGCCCGAGCGACGGCTCGCGCAGCGCGACCATGACCTTCTTGCCCAGCTTCCCCAGGGCCTGCGTGAGCCCCACCGCAGTGCAGGTCTTCCCCTCGCCGGCGGGCGTCGCAGTGATAGCTGTCGTGTAGATGAGCTTGCCGTACGGACGGCTCTTGAGCCGGTCGATGGCTTCCAGCCTTACCTTGGCCTTGTACTTCCCGTAGTACTCGATGTCGTCCTCGGTCAGCCCCACCTTTGCGGCGATGTGACCTATTGGCTCGAGCCTTGCGCTTTGCGCTATCTCGATGTCGGGAGGGATCCTGCCGTACGTCGCTTCCGCCATGGTCAACCGCTCCTTTCCCGTTTAGCACGGATGTACTCGTCGATTCCGCGAGCAGCTATCTTTCCAGCCCCCATCGCAGCGATGACGGTAGCAGACCCGGTGACTATGTCCCCACCGGCGAATACCCCCGGCACGCTCGTCTCGCCGGTCTCTTCGTTTACGATCACGTTCCCGTGCCGCCCGATCTTGAGCCCAGGCACGCTCCTCACAAGAAGGGGATTCGGGTCCGTGCCCACCGCCGATATCATCGTGTCGATGTCGATCACGAACTCGGAGCCCTGCACAGGGACGGGCCTCCGCCTTCCGCTCTCGTCGGGCTCGCCCAACTCCATCCGGATGCACTCCATGCCCCGCACCCAGCCTCGCTCATCGCCGAGGACCCTGATGGGATTGGTGAGGAGCATGAGTTCTACTCCCTCTTCCTCGGCGTTCTCGATCTCTTCGAGTCTCGCCGGCATTTCCGCACGAGACCGTCGGTACACTATGGTGACCTTCTCGGCGCCGAGCCTCAGTGCTGTCCTGGCTGCGTCCATCGCGACGTTCCCCGCGCCTACCACCGCCACCCGCTTGCCGACCCAGATCGGAGTATCATACTCCGGGAAGAGGTACGCCTTCATGAGGTTCGAGCGGGTGAGAAACTCGTTCGCCGAATAGACCCCGTTGAGGTTCTCCCCCGGTATCCCCAGGAAGTGCGGAAGCCCCGCCCCGGTCCCGAGGAAGACCGCGTCGAATCCATCGCGGAAGAGCTCATCCAAGGTCACCGTCTTGCCCACGAGCGTGTTCGCACGGATCTCCACTCCCAAGCTCTTCACGTAATTGACCTCTTCGTCCACGATGGCCTTGGGCAAACGGAACTCCGGGATGCCGTAACGCAGCACCCCTCCTGTCGAGTGGAGCGACTCGAAGAGCACCACCTTGTACCCCATCCTCGCCAGGTCCGCCGCGCACGTTAGCCCGGCAGGCCCCGAACCAACCACCGCCACTCTGCCCGCGGAAACGCGCGCGGCCACCTTTGGGTCGTTCTTCGCCCCCTCGCTCGACGTCCTTTCGTAGTCCGCCGCGAAGCGTTCGAGGGCGCCTATCGCCACGGGCTTTCCTTTCTTGCCCAAAGTGCATCTCTGTTCACACTGCGTCTCCTGAGGGCACACCCGTCCGCATATCGCAGGCAAGCTGTTCTTTTCCTTGACCTTCCTCGCTGCCTCAACGAACCTGCCCTCCGCGATCAGCTTCACGAAGGAAGGGATGTCCACCTCGACGGGGCATCCTGCCACGCAAGGGCGCTTGGGGCAGCCAATGCATCGCTTTGCCTCCTCCACGGCTGTGTCCGGCGAGTACCCGAGGGCCACTTCGTCGAAATTGCGTATTCGTTCCTGGGGATCTTGCTTCGGCATGAGATGCCTGTCTACTCTCGCCGGCATTTGCATCCCTCCACATGCGCCTTGTACCGCTCCATGGCAAGCTTCTCCTCAGTCAGGAACCGCGTCTGTCTCGCCATGAGCTCACCAAAATCCACTTTGTGCCCGTCGAACGCAGGTCCCTCAACGCAGGAAAACATCGTCTTCCCGTCCACGGTCACACGGCACGAGCCGCACATCCCCGTGCCATCCACCATGATAGCGTTCAGACTCACTACGGTCTTGACGCCGAACTCCGCCGTCACCTTGCACGCGGCGCGCATCATGGGAAGGGGCCCGATGGCGACAACCTCGTCCGGACGCAGCCCGCCTGCCAGCAGGTCGTGAAGGAGCCCGGTCACGAAGCCGTGGTACCCGAAGCTGCCGTCGTCGGTGGCGTAATGCACCTCGTCGCTCACCGCCTCCATCCTGTCCTTGAAGATGAGCATATCCTTCGTCTGGGCGCCTACGAGAGAAATCACTCTCGTGCCCAGCTCGTGAAAGGCTTTGGCTTCGGGATAAATCGGCGCCACCCCCACCCCGCCTGCCACGCATACTACCGTGTCGAGCCGCCTGATCTCCCTCGGCGTCCCAAGGGGCCCTACCAGATCGAGGATTGACTCGCCTTCCTCGAGAGTCCCGAGCTCATAGGTGCTCTTCCCGACCTCTTGGAACACCATGGTGATGGTTCCCGCCCCGGGATCGCTGTCCGCTATGGTCAGAGGAATCCTCTCCCCCCGGTCGTGCAACCGCAGCACGAAGAAGTGACCCGGCCGGGCGTGCGACGCGATCTCCGGCGCCTCCACCACGAACAGCTTGATCCTGGGAGCCAGTTCTTCTTTCTTGATGATCCTGTGCATGTCTCTCCTCCTTGTCCCTCGTGCCAGGCCGCAGCGCCTCTGTGCGCTGCGGGCTGACGGTATCCCCAAGGCCGCCCTCTCAGTTCGTGAGGCTTCACTCTGTCCCTTTCTGTTCCTTGCTGTTACGCTGCGGGTACGCCGGACCCGCCTTCGCACGGGAAAGCACTGTTCCGCTCTGGCCCCGCGGCAAGAGGGGAGCGCCTCCCGGGCCGGAGGGCAACCGCCCGCAGGCCGATTGTCATCCCCGCCCCCAAACGGTTCCGCGAGTCACCGACGTACACGACCGCCACGTGGCCTCGCGATCGACTCCCTAACGGAAGATCTCACGCTAACGGAAGATCGCACGCGCACATCACAAATAGTACGCCAGGTGCATGAGCTCCACGCTCAGGTCGGTATTGTGGAGACGCACGCCTTCAGGGACTCTCAGCTTCACGGGGGCGAAGTTCAGAATGGCTTCTATCCCCGCCCCTACGCAAGCATCGACAACCCTTTGAGCCGCCTCCGCTGGAACAGCAACTATTGCCATCTTGATCTGGCGGTCGCGAGCAGTCTCCGCGATCCTGTCCACGTGATGTACTGGAACGTCACCCACCTTCTTGCCGACCTTGGACGGGTCCACGTCAAAAAGCGCCGCGAGGCGGAGATGGTAGTTCCTTTCGACGGCCCGCCGTCCAATGACGTATCGCGCCAACGCCTGCCCCAGGCCGCCTGCCCCCACT from Bacillota bacterium includes:
- a CDS encoding RnfABCDGE type electron transport complex subunit D, giving the protein MDATGLVVSSSPHQRTAVSTPVIMSDVILALMPASLAGVWFFGLRAFAMMLVCVVAAVATEAGLEKLFRKPITIGDYSAAVAGLLLALVLPPDLPLWIGAIGAVFSMAIAKFIFGGLGQNVFNPALIGRAVLLASWPVAMTRWRWPLFEAAWISDFDALSSATPLALLRLGGIKTPYVNLFLGNVAGSIGETSALAILIGAAYLIWRGHINWRIPASFIGTVAVLAALFGEDPLFHMLAGGLFLGAFFMATDYVTSPVTPKGQIAFGIGCGVLTVLIRLFGGYPEGVCYAILIMNSATALIDRVTVPRKFGEVKKGA
- the ndk gene encoding nucleoside-diphosphate kinase translates to MERTFIIVKPDGVERGLVGTVLERFERRGFRIVKMEMRTIARTDAARHYEHLADRPMFPGLLDYVTRGPSALIVLEREGDAVKVARTLVGATNPAEALPGTIRGDFGGTLPENVVHASDSRESYEREVGIFFPGDAQSLIT
- a CDS encoding electron transport complex subunit E, producing the protein MSFRSEFSKGLVKENPTFRILLGMCPTMATSVAVSNGIGMGIAATFVLVGSNVIISMLRNVIPSKIRIPCYIVVIASFVTMVDLVMAAFVPRLHEVLGIFIPLIVVNCIILARAEAFASKNGVWYSLADGLGMGLGFTLALTGLSAIRELLGTGTLIAVPDFGFAGVKVFDRSLAAVLMIMPPGGFITLGLLIGLLNSLSRRGKKTAQA
- the rsxA gene encoding electron transport complex subunit RsxA, which translates into the protein MGEILVIFFGGVLLNNFILSRILGVCPFIGVSKQVETATGMGMAVVFVMGVASVVTWTVQHYMLVPLGLGYLQTIAFILVIAALVQLVEMVIQKVSPVLYKALGIYLPLITTNCAVLGVAILNITEDYDLLGAAVNGIAGASGFTLAIILFAAIRERMDLAPIPESLKGFPMALITAGLMSIAFLGFAGFRLKELFGVM
- a CDS encoding sulfide/dihydroorotate dehydrogenase-like FAD/NAD-binding protein, producing MHRIIKKEELAPRIKLFVVEAPEIASHARPGHFFVLRLHDRGERIPLTIADSDPGAGTITMVFQEVGKSTYELGTLEEGESILDLVGPLGTPREIRRLDTVVCVAGGVGVAPIYPEAKAFHELGTRVISLVGAQTKDMLIFKDRMEAVSDEVHYATDDGSFGYHGFVTGLLHDLLAGGLRPDEVVAIGPLPMMRAACKVTAEFGVKTVVSLNAIMVDGTGMCGSCRVTVDGKTMFSCVEGPAFDGHKVDFGELMARQTRFLTEEKLAMERYKAHVEGCKCRRE
- a CDS encoding RnfABCDGE type electron transport complex subunit G gives rise to the protein MRDVWKLGFILFAICAVAAGSLAVVNDITEERIASQAAVRLEQALRAVVPEAEEFKDETDRVLSSVGSQAGDGGSKASVVGTVYIGYKNGEVAGVAFACAPSGYGGPIDAVVGVSRDGVVTGLTVVKHSETPGLGANITSKDFQERFLGLRAGATVKVTRDGGQVQAITGATISSRAVASAVDQALRVFEAASREGVW
- a CDS encoding RnfABCDGE type electron transport complex subunit B, with protein sequence MIYVKAVLGLGLMGAVFGLALALAAKKFAVEQDARQDRIMEVLPGANCGGCGFPGCSGLAAAIVAGKAPTDGCPVGGAAVAAKVAAIMGVDAGEAKARKVARVLCQGGAANCGSRFTYDGLRDCKAAQLVGGGAKACVYGCLGLGSCVAACAFDALHMGPEGIPVVDEDACTSCGRCVAACPRGIIEMVPESQSVTVLCRSHARGAEVRKTCKVGCIGCGLCVKVCPTGAISMEDNLAVIDAGKCDACGKCVEKCPTKCIVVRGAKADTGSLAAS
- the gltA gene encoding NADPH-dependent glutamate synthase codes for the protein MPARVDRHLMPKQDPQERIRNFDEVALGYSPDTAVEEAKRCIGCPKRPCVAGCPVEVDIPSFVKLIAEGRFVEAARKVKEKNSLPAICGRVCPQETQCEQRCTLGKKGKPVAIGALERFAADYERTSSEGAKNDPKVAARVSAGRVAVVGSGPAGLTCAADLARMGYKVVLFESLHSTGGVLRYGIPEFRLPKAIVDEEVNYVKSLGVEIRANTLVGKTVTLDELFRDGFDAVFLGTGAGLPHFLGIPGENLNGVYSANEFLTRSNLMKAYLFPEYDTPIWVGKRVAVVGAGNVAMDAARTALRLGAEKVTIVYRRSRAEMPARLEEIENAEEEGVELMLLTNPIRVLGDERGWVRGMECIRMELGEPDESGRRRPVPVQGSEFVIDIDTMISAVGTDPNPLLVRSVPGLKIGRHGNVIVNEETGETSVPGVFAGGDIVTGSATVIAAMGAGKIAARGIDEYIRAKRERSG
- a CDS encoding formate--tetrahydrofolate ligase; translation: MAEATYGRIPPDIEIAQSARLEPIGHIAAKVGLTEDDIEYYGKYKAKVRLEAIDRLKSRPYGKLIYTTAITATPAGEGKTCTAVGLTQALGKLGKKVMVALREPSLGPTFGVKGGAAGGGYSQVLPMEDINLHFTGDIHAVGAAHNLLAAMVDNHIHQGNELGIDPRRVVWRRVMDISDRQLRNIVVGLGGKANGFPMESGFDITVASEVMACLGLSRSLSDLKDRFSKLVVAYTYEGRPVTASELKAVGAMAVIMKDAIKPNLVQTLEGQPAFVHGGPFANIAYGNNSILATETALRLADYVVTEGGFAADLGAEKFFDIVCRITEVRPHVVVLVASVRALHHHGGVAKSKLAEKNLDALAKGCENLDKHVTNVTKKFGLPVVVAINRFPADDREELEYLQRHCEELGVRSAVSEVVARGGDGGRELAEAVLDALERDEPNFRFLYDLELSVKEKIEILATEIYGADGVVYAGTAERDIKVIEEQGLGGLPICMAKTQLSLSDDPSLRGAPRGWKLTVREVRASAGAGFLVPLCGQMMTMPGLPARPAAENVDIDDDGKIVGLF
- a CDS encoding redox-sensing transcriptional repressor Rex, coding for MRRLRVPDVVIRRLPVYLRVLEAVDEEVHGGLISSFELGERAGVTPAQVRKDLNFLGGFGKQGVGYQIGVLRSELRSVLNLDKEINVAIVGAGGLGQALARYVIGRRAVERNYHLRLAALFDVDPSKVGKKVGDVPVHHVDRIAETARDRQIKMAIVAVPAEAAQRVVDACVGAGIEAILNFAPVKLRVPEGVRLHNTDLSVELMHLAYYL
- the rsxC gene encoding electron transport complex subunit RsxC — translated: MVAKTFRGGVHAHYHKEDTASKPIRRLGPPGRVVISLHQHTGAPCEPLVKVGDTVKTGQKIGDSPARLTAPVHASVSGKVVGVSPHPQSGGREVLSVIIESDGADTLDEHVEPRRDADELSADEIKTIIREAGIVGLGGAAFPTHFKLTPPPGKSFDTVIVNGAECEPYLSADHRLMVERAGDVVDGVKLLLKATSVKKAYVGIEENKPDAIEAISQAAKSDERISVVPLKVKYPQGAEKQLIWAILGREVPSGGLPVDVGVVVNNVGTAAAVKDAVCSGMPLVERVVTVAGSCIAEPQNVQVRIGTLLSDLIEACGGCSSPPAKIIIGGPMMGVAQFTTDIPVTKGTSGVLLLGKEEAAPAGPMPCVRCGKCVEACSMRLMPLWIASYAEAGRYGDAERVNALDCIECGCCSFVCPSRRRLVQAIRLAKSEIMARRRKAQAS